In one Actinomyces trachealis genomic region, the following are encoded:
- a CDS encoding SpaA isopeptide-forming pilin-related protein, which translates to MSRSTRLGTRRSGLKALLALSALCLAVMPVIGSAPAAAGPTAGPRLLAPQRGANLSCVGGDYYTLDGEGYVYKVPSTDGEPESHGASNNDVFRFRREGSKSEFNGLAIGSDGAVAWAINRADSSGLVGIYKWEASTGTTRRLTLAELPNGTYGKVRIGSLVAGGVNPKDPNGTYYFGGFLEGNDGNTYFAAYKYVEGRIDLAGYVYVLNGYEGGKGNGDLVFSASGDMFILWNNGDGSTRVVPVRREDLDAANAGVIPNGDISTLKTGEGKYNGLAFDPDGRLLIQYTRGGKSYNYSIDPDDGERLSDKVSIGISGGSDLASCAAPPTLYVQKEVVGRNKPNDQFTISVEGKGGKPRASETTSGRETGIQASIGVFILFKPRTYTIKEVGAGGTNLAGYNTTLSCVDESTDEELPIERVTDTEYTFTQKDGSNHDAICTLRNEPKPKTGSVTWKKVDGSGGALAGSGWQIIPDAVGQAMIEVTDNTGDGGYLGRDVDTAEAGFKVDGLPFGTYTLRESTVPGGYSGAPDRKFTITEANASAPNALGDVVNTLIKGQVTWEKVDAAGKHLGASSWTFKPTKPAGAARTIVDCIAGPCTAVGGDRDARPGYFKLEDVAYGTYTLAEAGAPTGYVKSTETKTVQVSTQGGTVAVGKVVNQALPKVAWSKTKSDGSALGGSRWSWEPTAPAGAAVEVVDCEAISADKCTGLDKDPKAGGFLLEGVELGEYTLTETGQPEGYVLDSTPHTVSVTKTSIGKTVTAGSFVNQAAKGSVAWSKVDAANGKALAGSSWTLTGPGTGSGSGAGELVVEDCVKDDAAACTGADKDPVAGGFQVDDLSFGEYKLVERAAPVGYRLDATEHPFTLDATHQSKVFEEAFKNSKAAVPVLPLTGGMGADAFLISGGALGALAILGAVLRRRRRQA; encoded by the coding sequence ATGAGCCGCTCAACCAGGCTAGGAACTCGCCGATCAGGGCTGAAAGCACTCCTGGCGTTGAGTGCCCTCTGCCTGGCTGTGATGCCGGTTATCGGGTCCGCCCCAGCGGCCGCCGGGCCTACGGCAGGGCCGCGACTACTGGCGCCGCAGCGGGGCGCTAACCTGTCCTGCGTCGGCGGTGACTACTACACATTGGATGGTGAGGGGTACGTATACAAGGTTCCTTCAACTGACGGTGAGCCCGAGTCCCACGGTGCGTCGAACAATGACGTGTTTCGATTCAGGCGCGAGGGAAGCAAATCTGAGTTCAACGGCCTGGCTATTGGCTCCGATGGTGCGGTAGCATGGGCTATCAACAGGGCTGATTCCAGCGGTCTTGTTGGTATCTATAAATGGGAAGCTTCTACCGGGACTACGAGGCGCCTTACACTGGCTGAGCTGCCTAATGGTACCTATGGGAAGGTCAGGATCGGTAGTCTGGTTGCGGGAGGTGTCAACCCTAAGGACCCGAACGGAACCTACTACTTTGGTGGGTTTCTTGAGGGAAATGACGGTAATACCTACTTCGCCGCTTACAAGTATGTTGAGGGTCGTATCGACCTGGCTGGCTACGTGTACGTCTTGAACGGATATGAAGGGGGTAAAGGTAACGGCGACCTAGTCTTCTCAGCCTCCGGGGACATGTTCATCCTTTGGAATAACGGTGACGGTAGTACCCGCGTGGTACCGGTCCGCCGCGAGGACCTCGATGCGGCGAATGCTGGTGTGATTCCCAATGGAGACATCAGCACGCTTAAGACTGGAGAGGGTAAGTACAATGGTTTGGCCTTCGACCCTGATGGTCGGCTGCTGATCCAGTACACCAGAGGAGGCAAGTCCTATAACTACTCCATCGACCCCGACGACGGAGAAAGGCTGAGTGATAAGGTCTCTATCGGCATTAGCGGGGGCTCAGATCTAGCTTCCTGTGCGGCCCCGCCAACCTTGTATGTGCAGAAGGAAGTCGTCGGGCGTAATAAGCCAAACGACCAGTTCACGATCTCGGTTGAGGGCAAAGGCGGGAAGCCGCGGGCTTCGGAGACCACCTCTGGACGCGAAACCGGCATCCAGGCGAGCATTGGTGTCTTCATCCTCTTCAAGCCGCGTACCTACACCATAAAGGAGGTTGGGGCTGGCGGTACCAATCTTGCTGGCTACAACACGACGCTGTCGTGCGTTGATGAGTCCACCGATGAGGAACTGCCGATCGAGCGCGTCACAGACACGGAGTACACCTTCACGCAGAAGGACGGCTCAAACCATGACGCCATTTGCACCTTGCGCAATGAGCCTAAGCCTAAGACTGGTTCTGTGACCTGGAAGAAGGTGGATGGTAGCGGTGGTGCGTTGGCTGGTTCAGGCTGGCAGATCATTCCTGATGCTGTTGGGCAGGCGATGATTGAGGTTACTGACAACACTGGTGATGGGGGTTACCTGGGTCGTGATGTGGATACGGCCGAGGCGGGGTTCAAGGTTGATGGTTTGCCGTTTGGTACTTACACGTTGCGTGAGAGTACTGTGCCGGGCGGCTATTCCGGGGCACCTGACCGGAAGTTCACGATTACGGAGGCTAATGCCAGTGCTCCCAATGCCTTGGGTGATGTGGTGAACACGTTGATCAAGGGGCAGGTGACTTGGGAGAAGGTCGATGCAGCTGGAAAGCACTTGGGGGCATCCTCTTGGACTTTTAAGCCTACTAAGCCAGCTGGTGCTGCTCGTACCATCGTGGACTGTATCGCTGGCCCCTGTACGGCAGTTGGCGGTGATCGGGACGCGCGTCCGGGCTACTTTAAGCTGGAGGACGTGGCCTATGGGACCTATACCTTGGCTGAGGCGGGTGCGCCGACGGGGTATGTCAAGAGCACTGAGACCAAGACGGTCCAGGTCTCTACCCAGGGTGGGACTGTTGCGGTTGGGAAGGTCGTGAACCAGGCGCTGCCTAAGGTGGCTTGGTCCAAGACCAAGTCTGATGGCTCTGCCCTGGGCGGCTCAAGATGGTCCTGGGAGCCGACTGCCCCTGCCGGTGCGGCCGTAGAGGTGGTGGATTGTGAGGCCATCAGCGCCGATAAGTGCACTGGGCTGGATAAGGACCCGAAGGCCGGTGGTTTCTTGCTTGAGGGTGTGGAGCTGGGGGAGTACACGCTCACGGAGACAGGTCAGCCTGAGGGCTACGTGCTGGATTCGACGCCGCACACGGTGAGTGTGACAAAGACCAGCATTGGTAAGACTGTGACGGCTGGGTCTTTTGTGAACCAGGCGGCTAAGGGGTCGGTGGCTTGGTCGAAGGTGGATGCCGCCAACGGCAAGGCCTTGGCTGGCTCTTCTTGGACCCTGACCGGGCCGGGCACGGGCTCGGGCTCGGGGGCAGGCGAGCTGGTGGTTGAGGACTGTGTGAAGGACGATGCTGCAGCCTGCACCGGGGCGGACAAGGACCCGGTGGCTGGTGGCTTCCAGGTGGATGATCTGTCCTTTGGGGAGTACAAGCTGGTGGAGAGGGCTGCCCCGGTGGGTTACCGGCTGGATGCCACGGAGCATCCTTTCACTCTGGACGCCACCCACCAGTCCAAGGTTTTCGAGGAGGCTTTCAAGAACTCCAAGGCCGCTGTCCCGGTCCTGCCCTTGACCGGTGGCATGGGTGCGGACGCCTTCCTGATTAGTGGCGGAGCGTTGGGAGCGCTGGCAATCCTAGGTGCCGTATTGCGGCGCCGTCGCCGCCAGGCCTGA
- a CDS encoding MSCRAMM family protein, translated as MTRSTGPGTSLSGLKVLLAVSILCLALVPVVGAAPAAAGPTGFSQETGFSCQSGRFYSISGSEGKIYEIDSSGGVKQVSQVPHPGGKSRLANALGIGRGGKTAYALWRNGDDKSADIYYFEAGKGWRHLQRFEYPKVSMVAGGVQFSTGDFYFGGFYKDKTRKFHLYRYLSREGRVEFAGQFDTGLPVSGKANGDLAFDSAGNLYIIRHAEGKQASVYTVTKKELDSANGGTLRFSQTSGADLFNKEGVNGAAFLDDGSIILGDAARAKSYDPADFSTLTSSYGKLNDSSDLASCTSPATFVLKKDIVERVNASDQFDLKAFKKDNGFEVAGASTSGKQTGLQEQPGAVVGIFPLKNNQRIDFNEKMSHGAKSTLGDYATTWACYADGATEPIAKGEGPAGSVTLPATPSVVVECVLKNAPKPKTGSVTWKKVDGSGGALAGSGWQIIPDAVGQAMIEVTDNTGDGGYLGRDVDTAEAGFKVDGLPFGTYTLRESTVPGGYSGAPDRKFTITEANASAPNALGDVVNTLIKGQVTWEKVDAAGKHLGASSWTFKPTKPAGAARTIVDCIAGPCTAVGGDRDARPGYFKLEDVAYGTYTLAEAGAPTGYVKSTETKTVQVSTQGGTVAVGKVVNQALPKVAWSKTKSDGSALGGSRWSWEPTAPAGAAVEVVDCEAISADKCTGLDKDPKAGGFLLEGVELGEYTLTETGQPEGYVLDSTPHTVSVTKTSIGKTVTAGSFVNQAAKGSVAWSKVDAANGKALAGSSWTLTGPGTGSGSGAGELVVEDCVKDDAAACTGADKDPVAGGFQVDDLSFGEYKLVERAAPVGYRLDATEHPFTLDATHQSKVFEEAFKNSKAAVPVLPLTGGMGADAFLISGGALGALAILGAVLRRRRRQA; from the coding sequence ATGACTCGCTCAACCGGGCCAGGAACTAGCCTCTCAGGTCTGAAAGTGCTCCTGGCGGTGAGCATCCTCTGCCTGGCCCTAGTACCTGTCGTTGGGGCTGCTCCGGCAGCTGCCGGGCCCACGGGCTTTAGCCAGGAAACAGGGTTCTCCTGCCAGTCGGGACGCTTCTACTCCATCTCGGGGAGTGAAGGAAAGATCTACGAGATTGACTCGTCTGGCGGCGTCAAGCAGGTCTCGCAGGTACCTCATCCAGGCGGTAAGAGCCGACTTGCAAACGCTTTAGGTATTGGTAGGGGAGGGAAAACCGCTTACGCGCTATGGCGCAACGGAGACGATAAGTCCGCTGACATCTACTATTTTGAGGCAGGAAAAGGTTGGCGTCACCTGCAAAGATTTGAGTATCCAAAAGTCTCGATGGTCGCTGGCGGCGTACAGTTCTCCACCGGAGACTTCTACTTTGGTGGATTCTACAAGGATAAGACGCGTAAGTTCCATCTTTACCGCTACCTGAGCCGGGAAGGGCGAGTGGAGTTTGCGGGACAGTTTGACACAGGGCTCCCTGTCTCTGGTAAGGCCAATGGTGACTTAGCTTTTGACTCCGCAGGCAACCTCTACATCATCCGGCATGCAGAGGGTAAGCAGGCCTCGGTGTACACGGTAACTAAGAAGGAGCTAGACTCTGCTAACGGCGGAACGCTTAGGTTCTCTCAGACCTCAGGTGCAGATTTGTTCAATAAAGAAGGCGTTAATGGTGCGGCCTTCCTGGATGACGGCTCTATTATCCTGGGGGATGCGGCGCGCGCGAAGTCCTATGACCCAGCTGATTTCAGTACGCTGACCTCCTCGTACGGGAAGCTCAATGATTCCTCCGACCTTGCCTCGTGCACCTCGCCGGCAACATTTGTCCTCAAGAAGGATATTGTTGAGAGGGTTAATGCTTCCGACCAGTTCGACTTGAAAGCGTTCAAGAAGGATAATGGTTTTGAAGTAGCTGGCGCCTCCACCAGTGGCAAGCAGACCGGGCTGCAGGAACAGCCTGGTGCTGTAGTAGGTATCTTCCCCCTCAAGAACAACCAGCGTATTGACTTTAATGAGAAAATGTCCCACGGGGCCAAGTCCACTTTGGGTGACTACGCTACAACTTGGGCTTGTTACGCCGACGGGGCTACTGAGCCTATCGCCAAGGGGGAGGGACCGGCTGGATCGGTAACGCTGCCCGCTACGCCAAGCGTGGTGGTTGAGTGCGTCCTGAAGAACGCCCCTAAGCCTAAGACTGGTTCTGTGACCTGGAAGAAGGTGGATGGTAGCGGTGGTGCGTTGGCTGGTTCAGGCTGGCAGATCATTCCTGATGCTGTTGGGCAGGCGATGATTGAGGTTACTGACAACACTGGTGATGGGGGTTACCTGGGTCGTGATGTGGATACGGCCGAGGCGGGGTTCAAGGTTGATGGTTTGCCGTTTGGTACTTACACGTTGCGTGAGAGTACTGTGCCGGGCGGCTATTCCGGGGCACCTGACCGGAAGTTCACGATTACGGAGGCTAATGCCAGTGCTCCCAATGCCTTGGGTGATGTGGTGAACACGTTGATCAAGGGGCAGGTGACTTGGGAGAAGGTCGATGCAGCTGGAAAGCACTTGGGGGCATCCTCTTGGACTTTTAAGCCTACTAAGCCAGCTGGTGCTGCTCGTACCATCGTGGACTGTATCGCTGGCCCCTGTACGGCAGTTGGCGGTGATCGGGACGCGCGTCCGGGCTACTTTAAGCTGGAGGACGTGGCCTATGGGACCTATACCTTGGCTGAGGCGGGTGCGCCGACGGGGTATGTCAAGAGCACTGAGACCAAGACGGTCCAGGTCTCTACCCAGGGTGGGACTGTTGCGGTTGGGAAGGTCGTGAACCAGGCGCTGCCTAAGGTGGCTTGGTCCAAGACCAAGTCTGATGGCTCTGCCCTGGGCGGCTCAAGATGGTCCTGGGAGCCGACTGCCCCTGCCGGTGCGGCCGTAGAGGTGGTGGATTGTGAGGCCATCAGCGCCGATAAGTGCACTGGGCTGGATAAGGACCCGAAGGCCGGTGGTTTCTTGCTTGAGGGTGTGGAGCTGGGGGAGTACACGCTCACGGAGACAGGTCAGCCTGAGGGCTACGTGCTGGATTCGACGCCGCACACGGTGAGTGTGACAAAGACCAGCATTGGTAAGACTGTGACGGCTGGGTCTTTTGTGAACCAGGCGGCTAAGGGGTCGGTGGCTTGGTCGAAGGTGGATGCCGCCAACGGCAAGGCCTTGGCTGGCTCTTCTTGGACCCTGACCGGGCCGGGCACGGGCTCGGGCTCGGGGGCAGGCGAGCTGGTGGTTGAGGACTGTGTGAAGGACGATGCTGCAGCCTGCACCGGGGCGGACAAGGACCCGGTGGCTGGTGGCTTCCAGGTGGATGATCTGTCCTTTGGGGAGTACAAGCTGGTGGAGAGGGCTGCCCCGGTGGGTTACCGGCTGGATGCCACGGAGCATCCTTTCACTCTGGACGCCACCCACCAGTCCAAGGTTTTCGAGGAGGCTTTCAAGAACTCCAAGGCCGCTGTCCCGGTCCTGCCCTTGACCGGTGGCATGGGTGCGGACGCCTTCCTGATTAGTGGCGGAGCGTTGGGAGCGCTGGCAATCCTAGGTGCCGTATTGCGGCGCCGTCGCCGCCAGGCCTGA
- a CDS encoding SpaH/EbpB family LPXTG-anchored major pilin: MRTTTRLVAVRAAAAVGTLAVGLAGLGLGATAVAADTANIDDSVGTLLTIHKYAKPSAADTAIGRVDGTGNKSAQKPVEGVVFTAYKIDLKLFDADVAEKNKAWNKLDAWSKANTSLAASVCDKKELPGGLDLADKTGKVFDATGNNGEAVKSLDKGAYLICETDISGAKVDGKAVNIVDKALPFVVTLPFADSTDGDAKSKWVYDVHAFPKNTPISKPVKTVTVLDTAHGLGVDKQVTYTVDAVVPVIANATENFKYLNIFDKFAAGTTGISIESVEVGTGQGGTFANGAAVPAEKYTRTEDSTNRFAQVDFNTADGLAYLETIGGKTIRVTFKAKVDSIKNAGAVANQAHYVVDTESIPGPPNTPPTPPTPPTVPPVTPPTTPDGDPGVPPGNDNPSNKVISNWGELKVTKKDAANSKVLKDATFQVYEADQPFAADCSTVTMKGAPLSVNGKTEFTSDDSGVVTVNGLFIDSKWTEGNDEDAPEHTSRCYVLVETKAPAGYVLPTGAAAETKVKVATGEVAAGTTLADITNTKSNVPQLPLTGASGQVLMMAGGAALVLLAGGTVMVARRREAQD, translated from the coding sequence ATGCGTACGACTACCCGCCTCGTTGCGGTCCGTGCCGCTGCGGCCGTCGGCACGCTGGCCGTCGGCCTCGCCGGCCTCGGCCTGGGCGCCACGGCTGTCGCGGCCGACACGGCGAATATCGACGACTCTGTAGGTACTTTGCTGACTATTCACAAGTATGCCAAGCCCTCCGCCGCTGACACCGCCATCGGCCGGGTAGATGGCACTGGCAACAAGTCGGCCCAGAAGCCGGTTGAGGGCGTCGTGTTCACCGCCTACAAGATCGACCTGAAGCTCTTTGACGCCGACGTGGCAGAGAAGAACAAGGCCTGGAACAAGCTGGACGCCTGGAGCAAAGCCAACACCAGCCTGGCTGCCTCCGTGTGTGACAAGAAGGAGCTTCCGGGCGGCCTGGACCTGGCTGACAAGACGGGAAAGGTTTTTGATGCCACCGGTAATAACGGTGAGGCCGTCAAATCGCTCGACAAGGGCGCCTACCTGATCTGCGAGACCGACATCTCAGGCGCCAAGGTTGACGGCAAGGCCGTGAACATCGTGGACAAGGCTCTGCCCTTTGTGGTTACGTTGCCCTTCGCTGACAGCACCGACGGCGACGCCAAGAGCAAGTGGGTTTATGACGTTCACGCGTTCCCAAAGAACACGCCTATCAGCAAGCCCGTCAAGACCGTCACGGTCCTAGACACTGCTCACGGCCTAGGCGTGGACAAGCAGGTGACCTACACGGTTGATGCCGTTGTGCCGGTCATTGCGAACGCTACCGAGAACTTCAAGTATCTCAACATCTTCGACAAGTTTGCTGCCGGCACCACCGGCATCTCCATTGAGTCCGTTGAGGTGGGCACTGGTCAGGGTGGGACCTTTGCTAACGGCGCAGCTGTCCCGGCAGAGAAGTACACTAGGACCGAGGACTCCACCAACCGCTTTGCGCAGGTCGACTTCAACACTGCCGACGGCCTGGCCTACCTGGAGACCATTGGCGGCAAGACCATTCGCGTGACCTTCAAGGCCAAGGTCGACTCCATTAAGAACGCGGGCGCGGTAGCCAACCAGGCTCATTACGTGGTTGACACTGAGTCCATTCCCGGCCCGCCGAACACCCCGCCCACCCCGCCCACCCCGCCCACTGTCCCGCCGGTAACCCCGCCCACCACCCCGGATGGTGACCCTGGTGTTCCCCCGGGCAATGACAACCCCTCCAACAAGGTCATCTCCAACTGGGGTGAGCTGAAGGTCACCAAGAAGGACGCTGCCAACAGCAAGGTTCTGAAGGACGCCACCTTCCAGGTCTACGAGGCTGATCAGCCTTTCGCTGCTGACTGCTCCACCGTCACCATGAAGGGCGCCCCTCTCTCGGTGAACGGTAAGACCGAGTTCACCTCAGATGACTCTGGCGTCGTGACCGTGAACGGCCTGTTCATCGACTCTAAGTGGACCGAAGGCAATGACGAGGATGCGCCTGAGCACACCTCTCGCTGCTACGTGCTGGTTGAGACCAAGGCCCCCGCTGGCTACGTGCTTCCCACTGGCGCGGCAGCCGAGACCAAGGTGAAGGTTGCTACCGGCGAGGTTGCCGCGGGCACGACCCTGGCTGATATCACCAACACCAAGTCCAACGTCCCCCAGCTGCCTCTGACCGGTGCTTCCGGCCAGGTGCTCATGATGGCCGGTGGCGCTGCCCTGGTCCTGCTCGCTGGCGGCACCGTAATGGTTGCCCGTCGTCGCGAGGCCCAGGACTGA